Proteins from a genomic interval of Indicator indicator isolate 239-I01 chromosome 1, UM_Iind_1.1, whole genome shotgun sequence:
- the LRRC32 gene encoding transforming growth factor beta activator LRRC32 — MKLYIIFLLAVVNRGTSNNQPAEGMSCEMANSQASCHNKNLHQIPRELHPNVNKIDLSGNLIQSIPEMPLSSYTSLLCLDLSSNQISFITPGVFAHMTSLLEINLANNHLYELAHNGTEGIGLLPKVEVLDLSHNSLYNGMAEYFIKQAPALRYLSLADNSIIMISHKMFQGSPSLVEIDLQSNIIMEIEEGAFEPLMNLSKLNLSMNSITCISNFNLRHLEILDLSRNSIETFHTTMSDDEYSLRCLDLSENKLLHFPAFPQVNKLVTLNLSKNLIQLTSESSYNKMDYMENEWLDASFLILDQKQSRNKSSLYLSQLMYLDLSYNEIKSIPDDFFESMLSLHTLNLSKNCLQAFAVTYDSVLVSLTVLDLSYNALQSLLLDAGTLSNLKELYVQNNHLQTLQFDIFSSLPSLRLLDLQSNNISLCSMYSGLAKQRLAGEESGCVSFVDSSTLQCLYLADNMLNTLPAYTFYKTSLIVLDLSMNPGLKIEVKALSGLEKSLEYLYLHGNSLLDLNIDLPCFSHLKHLNLSENQLNWLPKWGSDSPLEVLDLRNNRFSTLQDSNILALENSLKDLYLTGNPLDCCGNLWLSSMIQNTNIQIPNVEHLTCQYAQNFGYQEEMHIENVRPEDCEKEDLKKINFLIILTFVLVLSVVIIGVGSFFCFRRQNFSHQFKA, encoded by the coding sequence AGATCTGTCTGGAAACCTGATTCAAAGCATCCCAGAGATGCCATTATCATCTTacacctccctcctgtgccTGGATTTAAGCTCTAACCAGATCAGCTTCATCACGCCCGGGGTCTTTGCACACATGACAAGTTTGCTGGAAATTAACTTAGCCAACAATCACTTATATGAGCTTGCTCACAATGGgacagaggggattggactttTACCCAAGGTGGAAGTACTGGACTTGTCCCACAACAGTCTGTACAATGGGATGGCTGAGTATTTCATCAAACAAGCTCCAGCACTGCGCTACCTTTCCTTGGCGGACAACAGCATCATAATGATATCACACAAGATGTTTCAGGGATCTCCCAGTCTTGTGGAGATAGATCTTCAGAGCAATATCATCATGGAAATAGAAGAAGGTGCTTTTGAGCCCTTAATGAACCTTTCCAAACTTAATCTCTCCATGAATTCAATTACTTGCATATCTAATTTCAACCTCAGGCATCTGGAGATACTTGACCTTAGCAGGAATAGCATTGAGACCTTCCACACCACGATGTCAGATGATGAATATAGCTTAAGATGCTTGGATCTGAGTGAAAACAAACTGCTTCACTTCCCAGCCTTCCCCCAGGTAAATAAACTGGTAACTCTGAATTTATCAAAGAATTTAATCCAGCTCACTTCTGAATCCTCTTACAATAAAATGGACTACATGGAAAACGAATGGCTGGATGCTTCTTTTCTTATTCTTGatcagaagcaaagcagaaataaaagttCTCTTTATTTGTCCCAGCTTATGTATTTAGACTTAAGTTATAACGAAATCAAATCCATTCCAGATGATTTCTTTGAATCAATGTTGTCCCTTCACACCCTTAACCTCAGTAAAAACTGTCTTCAGGCATTTGCAGTGACTTATGACAGCGTATTGGTCTCCCTCACTGTCCTTGACTTGAGCTACAATGCCTTGCAGAGCCTTCTCCTAGATGCTGGCACGTTGTCAAACTTGAAGGAGCTCTATGTTCAAAACAACCACCTTCAGACCTTGCAATTTGACATCTTCTCAAGCCTTCCTAGCCTCAGACTGCTTGATCTACAGAGCAATAACATCAGCCTTTGCAGCATGTACTCAGGATTAGCTAAGCAaagacttgctggagaggaaaGTGGTTGTGTGTCATTTGTTGATTCTTCCACTCTTCAGTGCTTGTACCTGGCTGACAACATGTTGAACACCCTCCCAGCCTACACTTTCTACAAGACCTCTTTGATTGTCTTGGATCTCTCCATGAACCCTGGCCTGAAAATAGAAGTCAAAGCATTATCAGGACTGGAAAAGTCTTTGGAATATTTGTATTTACATGGCAACAGCCTGCTAGATTTAAACATTGACTTGCCTTGTTTTAGTCACCTTAAACATCTAAACCTCTCTGAAAATCAACTGAACTGGTTGCCCAAGTGGGGTAGTGACTCTCCACTGGAAGTCCTGGACCTACGGAACAATAGGTTTAGCACATTACAGGACAGCAACATTTTAGCATTAGAAAATTCTCTTAAGGACTTGTATCTCACTGGGAACCCACTCGACTGCTGTGGAAACCTCTGGCTCTCATCCATGATCCAGAACACAAACATCCAGATCCCCAACGTGGAGCACTTAACGTGCCAGTACGCTCAGAACTTTGGGTACCAGGAAGAAATGCACATTGAGAACGTTAGACCAGAAGACTGTGAAAAAGAGGACCTGAAGAAAATCAACTTCCTGATTATATTAACTTTTGTCTTGGTTTTATCTGTCGTCATCATTGGCGTGGGGTCGTTCTTCTGCTTCCGCAGGCAGAACTTCAGCCACCAGTTTAAAGCATAG